The genomic segment CAAATCGCCTAGCGGTGTTAATGATCAAGGAGGATTGGGATGCACAAAATGAGTTACAAATTTAAAAAAATGGATGCATTTGCAACGGAATATTCCGACGGTAATCCTGCCGGTACGATTTGGTTGACTGCAAAACAGGATATTAATGAAAGTCAAATGCAAAAGTCGGCAAGTTTACATATAAGTAACGGTAGTGTGTATTCTCAATTGCCGATCAAACTCATTGATGCCGGCTTCGTACGTTAATTGTTCCAATAATATCACTGGAAACAATTACCAGGATTGAGCCTGATATTAATCATCTAAATGATTTTTGTGTGGATAACTAAATAGATATTATTGAGGTTTTCACAAGAAAAACGGCGAAAATGGAAAATGACTACCGTGTGAGAGTCTTTGCGCCAATGTTTGGCTATTTGGAAGACCCTGCTACAGGATCGGGAAATTCTGCTTTGGGCTACTATCTAATGAGTAATAGCATGTGGGACAAAAAAATGTTGAGGATTGAGCAGAATAATTCAATGGAAAGCTTTAATCTTATACAATTACAAAGGAAAGAGGACAGTAACAAAAATCAAAGGGTACTGTTTGGCGGTGGAGCCAATAAACGAATAGAAGGGGAATATCACCTATACCCAGAAAACTTTACAGACTCATACTATTCTCTGTAGTCTTTCAGTCAACCTGCCTGACAAAGTAGGGTTTATTCTCTTCAAATACAGATCGGTAGATAACGCTCTTTTGATCTATGGCCCGGTCGATCGCCAGGATACCATCTAAGTGATCGATTTCATGTTGTAATAATTCCGACCGGGAGCGGTCAAGATTTTCCCATCGATGTTCCCTGCCCAATGCATCCTGGTATACGATGCTGATCGATGTATATCGTCTGACCTTCACAAGAAGATCGGGAAAGGACATACAGTCGTCCCAAAGCAGAAAGGTCTCCTCCGAATGGCTGGTGATAGCGGGGTTGAAGATCGAGAAGGTCTTTCCTTCGAGGTGCAATGCAATGACGCGCTTTGAGATTCCGATCTGAGGAGCGGCGATGGCTCTGCCGAACCCTTTTTCGGCCCTGAACGCTTCGAGAGCCTTTTGCAAAGGTTCATTTTCCCTACAACGCTGTGTATCGGGCGGAAGGGAAACACGGGCTGCTTTTTCGCGTAACCGCGGATCTCCGAGTAATAAGACGTTCGTTTGCATGACCATCTCCTTTCTTATTCATCTGCGGCATAACATGAAAATATACCACCTTCAACCTTGTACCTTGGAGGCTTCTGTTTGTTGAATCGTTATTGGTGATGTTATACTATATTTCTACTCGTGGGAATGAAATGAGGTCCAAATGAGCTTTTTAGGAATTGATATTGGTACAAGCGGAACTACTGCTTTGCTTATAGGTGACTCAGGTAAGGTTATTTCCGTTGGTTCTGTTTCCTATTCCAGAATCTACCCTCGGGCGGGATATGAGGAGCAGGTCCCCGATGAAATCTGGAATGGGGTGTGCGGCGCCATACAGCGAACCTTGAGGGAAGCCGTAGATGTCGAGGAGATCCGGGGCGTGAGTATGGCCAGCCAAAGGGGCTCCTTCATTCCCGTCGACAGCCGCTTCCGTCCCCTCGCAAATGCGATCGTCTGGTCCGATATGCGGGCAAAGCAAGAGGCTGAGGCTCTTGCCCGTGAGATCGATGACGATGCTCATGCAGAGATGGTAGGTTGTCTTCCCTCTTTTCTTTGGACGGCATCGAAGATACGGTGGCTTGTTCATTCCTATCCCAAGCCGGAGGACATCTTTGCCTTTTGTAATGAACAGGAGTGGATCGGACATATGCTTGGAGCCGATCTCTTTGCCACGTCTCCCTCTGCCCTAACCATGAACGGTATGATGGATGTCAGATCATTTGACTGGGCAGACACGATCCTGGATCATATAGGGATTACCAAGGCGCAATTACCGAGGATTGAGCAGTCGGGGATCTGCATCGGTGCTGTTTCGGCATCTGCCGCCGAGGCAACGGGGCTTACCGCAGGAACTCCCATTTTCCTCGGAGGGGGCGACCAGCAATGTGCGGCACTCGGCACCGGGACCCTATCCGAACATGATATCCATATGAGCCTTGGGACCGGGGGGGCTATCGTTTCTTTGCAAAAAAATCTTCCGGCAGCCAAGAAAGGGATGATAATCGGAGGACATGTTTTTGCAAGGAGCTGGGATTACGAGACGCTTTTGCTTTCTGCCGGAAACGGTTATGCTTGGCTCCGGCAGATCATCGGCAGTGAAAAGCTATCGGAAATCGATGCTGTATTAGAAAACGAAAGGGACGGCACCGATGTGTTGTTCTTTCCGTTCCTGGCGGGACAGGCAGAGTATGGCACTTCCGATCATTCGACGGGCGTATTCTGGGGTATTCGCTCAGGTTCCACTGCAGAGGATCTTGCAAAAGCTGTCATGGAAGGAACCGCCGACGAGATACGCATGAAGCTTGGTCTCTTTTTCGACAATGGAAAGCCCATTCATGTGACTGGTGGATGTTTTTTCTCTGATTTTTGGAGTCGTATGATAGCGACAAAAATTCATCGATCTTTGTCGATACCTGTTTGCCAGGAGTGCACAGCCTTGGGTGCTGCCATGATTGCGGGTGTTGGAAGTGGATGGTTTTCCGATTATGCGGAAGCTGTTTCTCAATCTGTTTCCATTGATAGGGTGATTGATCCCGAGCCGGATTGGTTTCCTGCAATGGATGCAAGCTATGAAAGGTTCATTGCTTTGTATAAAAAATTTCAAGATGTAGATTTATTTTGATAATATGTTAATATATTCACATTCTTGAGGTATATGGAATGACAAGAATGGGAAAACAGAATCAGAGAGCCGTTGAGATAGTATCTCTTTTAAAGGATGGGCAATTCCTCAGTATTCAGGAACTTGCTGCCCGTCTTCGTGTTTCTTCAATGACGATCCGGCGAGATCTTGAAAAGCTTCAGGAAAATCGGATTATCAAGCAGGTTCCCGGCGGTGCAATCATCAACGATGCAAGTACCGTCGATAGAAACTCATCTTACTCACTTTTATCAGAGTCGTGTCTTAATCGAAATGCCAAGATACAAATTGGGAGAAAGGCGGCGGAGTTGGTCTGCCCCCATGATTCCATCATCATAGATTCAGGAACCACAACGGAGTTTCTTGCGAAGTTTCTTCCCGACAATATCGAGCTTACCGTACTTTGCTATACCCTTAATGTTCTGTTTTCGATTCTCGAAAAGAAGCAGTGCAAGAAGGTCCTTGCCGGTGGACATTATCATGAGAACACCATGTTGTTTGATTCTCCCGAAGGGATACAGCAAATCAGGCAGTTCCGTGCTAATAAAGCGTTTATCGGTGCAACGGGATTTAGCAGTCAGCTGGGAATTACCTGTTCGAATGAAGGGGAACCCATTATTAAGCAAACGGCATTGGAGTCGAGTCAGGAGAAGATCCTCATGATCGATTCCAGTAAGTTCGATTTTGTCAGGCCATATTATTTTGCCGAGCCCGAAGCCTTCGACATTATCATTACCGATACCGGTATTCCGGATGCATATAGAAAATACCTCGAAGATCTTGATGTTAATCTTATCCTCGTGTGATTCCTTATAAATAGTTTTGTGACAATAATTACATGATTATCCATGTTCCTCTGCTTTTCTTTCTTGACAAATCCATTTTTTGGGGATAAATATGGATGTATAAGAAAATTTATTAACAAAATAACGTAAAAATCATAACAAATGATATGGTTTTGAAAACCAAAGGAGAAGTGTTGTGAAAAAGATTCTTTGTATGTGCTTCTTGGTTGCTCTTGCTGTGGGCAATGTATTTGCTCAGGGCTCGGGTGAGGCGGCTGGTGCTGCCGGGGACGGTACCACGAAGACAGTTGTAATGATTGTTAAGCAGAGTGATCCGTGGTTCGACGACATGGCTTTGGGTATCGAACAGCTGAAAAAAGATACCGGCATGAATGTGTATGTACAGGTTCCTGCCTCCGGTGATCCCTCTTTACAGATATCCATTATGGAGAATCTGATTGCCCAGAATGTGGATGCTATCTGCATCGTTCCGAATGATCCCAAGTCCCTGATTCCCACCATAAAGAAGGCTCGCGACGCGGGAATCATCGTAGTGACACACGAGGCTCCGGATATTGCAGAATATGTCGACCTTGATATTGAGGCCTTCAAGGGTGAAGAGTTCGGTGCCTTGTTTGGTGAAGCCCTTGGTAAGGCGTTGGGAGGCAAGGGGCAGTATGCCGGCTTTGTCGGTGGACTGACGATGACCACCCACATGGAATGGTATGCTGCGGCAACGCAGAAAATTGCAAGTGACTACCCCGGTATGCAGAATATCTCCAAGGAACCCTATGAGGATAGCAACAGCATCGACACGGCCTATAGCAAGACCGTTGAAATCCTGAAGGCATATCCGAACATCAAGGGCTTCTTTGATTGTTCCGCTCATGGTGTTGGAATCTCTCAGGCGCTGAAGGACAAGGGCCGAACCGATCTTAAGGTCGTGTCCCTTGCCGTCCCGTCTATGTCTTCAAATTATATAAAAGATGGTAGTATGAGTACGGGATTTGCCTGGCGCCCTGCCGATGCCGGATATGCAACGGCAGCTGCGGCCCTCATGCTCATTAATCAGGAGACAATCGAGACCGGTACCGATTTACATGCTACCGGCTATGAGAATGTGACTCGGGAAGGAAATATTGCCTATGGATTTGCTCCATTGGAATTTACCCCCGAGAATGTCGACAACTATAATTTCTAATCATTGCTGTCGAGGCCAGTTGCAATACCTTGGGCTCTGCAACTGGCCTTTTCGTATGAGAAAGGTCGGAATGTTATGAATGAAGAGCCTTTGCTGGAATTCAAAAAGATAAACAAGTATTTTACCGGTGTTCATGCTCTGAAAAATATTGATTTTCGTTTGGATAGGGGAAGCGTCCATTGTCTTGCGGGGGAGAACGGTTCGGGAAAATCCACATTGGTAAAGATTGCTTCCGGAGTATATACGCCGACTAACGGAACAATTTCTTTGCATGGAACGACATATGAGAAGCTCAATCCCAGCATGGCCATGAGCCAAGGTGTTCATGTGATCTATCAGGATTTGTCGTTGTTTGAGCACATGTCGCTTGCTGAGAATATTGCAATAAGCAAAATACACCGTGATGAAAAATTTGTGCGGCAAAGTCATATCATGGCGATAGCGGAAAAGCAAATTTCCAAGATTGGTGTCGACCTGGATTTGCATGCGACGGTCCGTGAATCTTCCATGGGAAACAGGCAGATTGCCGCTATTTGCCGTGCCTTGGCCATGGATGCAAAAATCCTCTTTATGGATGAACCGACAACCGCTTTGACACGACAAGAGGTCGAACGCCTTCTGGATATTGTCGTTGATCTGAAACGTTCGGGGCTTTCCGTTATCTTTATCAGCCACAAATTAGACGAAATTCTGCAGGTATCCGATATCATTACCGTTTTTCGGGATGGCAACAAAGTAGGTGATTTCCCTGCCGGGGAGATGACTGCCAAGAAATTGTCATTTTATATGACCGGCAAAGATGTTGTGTATCCGAAATATCAAAATTCCGAGACGAAGCGGCAGACACTGTTGCAGGTTCGGAACCTAAAAGCAAATAAACTGTCCAATATATCCTTAGAAGTAAACAAGGGCGACATTGTAGGCGTTGTAGGTCTGCTTGGTTCCGGCAGGTCGGAATTTGCATTATCCCTATTTGGATTAAATCCTGCCAAAAGTGGAACCATCACCCTAAATGGAAGGGAATGTACGATTGCAAATGCCCAGGTTGCCAAGGAATATGGCATTGCATTATTACCGGAAGATAGAAGCACGCAAGGCTTATTCTTACAGAAGACGGTTTGTGAGAATATTTCTTCGGCCATGATAGATAGCTTGGCCGAGAAAAGAGGCTTTTTTGATTGGCGCAAGGAACGCAGCATAGCCGAAGAGGGCGTCAAATCGATGAACATCAAGACACCGTCGATCGCAACACTGATTGAAAACCTGTCCGGAGGAAATCAGCAAAAGGCTGCAATTGCCAAATGGATTCGTACCAATCCCACTATACTCATCATGGACTCTCCGACCGTAGGGATAGATATCGGCTCTAAGGCCGAAATCTATCATGTCATTCAGGATCTCGCCCGATCCGGTATCGGTATCATCTTGATTTCTGATGAAGTGGAAGAGATTCTCACCAACTGCAACAAGGTGGTGGTCTTCTCGAATGGTAAGGTTTCGAAGACCTTAGGTGCCGCCGAACTACATGAAGCAGGAATCGAAAAGAAATTACAGGAACTGATCAGCCTCGGTGCAAGGAGGAAGCAACATGCTGAAAAGGCATAATGGTATTACCAATACGGAAATGGCCCTCTTTGCTATCATCCTCATCTATTCCATTGTAGTTGGAGTGGTGAATAGCGGATTCTTCAATATTGATACACAGTTCGATATCATTCGCTCCTCGTCCTACGTCATGGTGCTGGCAATGGGACTACTTGTCGTTATGCTGAGTGGAGGCATTGATATTTCCTTTATGGCAATGGCCTTGTTCGGTAGCTATACAGCGACAAAGATCCTGGTATCGACGGGTTCTTCCAGTATTCTACTTGCCTTTGCAATTTCCATGGGAGTTGGCATCGGCTTGGGGATTATCAACGCCTTACTGGTTAGCTGGTTACGGCTTCCTCCATTCATTATCACCCTTGGGACGTCGAATCTTTTCCACGGCGTTATGGCGACCTTTATCGGCGCGAAAACCTATGGCGGAGGAAGATTACCGCCGAGCTATTCCAATTTCGGATCTTCAACCCTATTTAAGGTTCATACGGATATTGGCGATGTGGGGCTAAGCACCAGTATCCTTTTTGTGCTCGGAGCGGTGTTGCTTACCTACTTTTTAATCTACCGCACGACAGTGGGACGGGGAATTGTTGCCTTAGGAAACTCTGAAGAAGCCACTAAACGAATTGGATACAAGCCCCTCCTCTTGCGAATTGTCGCCTATGGATATATGGGCTTTCTTGCCGGTTGTGCGGGTATGATCTATGTATGCCAGGTGAATGCAGTATATCCCGACAAGATGGTTGGAAATGAGTTGATGGTTGTCGCGGGAGTCATTATCGGCGGTGTCAGCATTAGCGGAGGAAAGGGACGAATCTTAGGCGCCCTTTTGGGAATTTTTATTATCTACCTCCTGAATTCAACATTGATTTTCCTTGGCCTCACATCTTCGTGGAATCAATTGTTTGTGGGTGCCATTCTGATTATTTCCGTTGCAGTTACTTCCTATCAGGAAAAGAAAAAGAACCAAAAACACCTGATTTTCAATGTGAGTATATAAGGAGGTGTGGTATGAAATGTGAAAAAAAGACCTTTGAGAAAAATCCTACCTCCCTGTCCTATGTGGCCATTTTATTACTGGTAGTCTTTGCCATTGTGTTTGGCAGGGCCATGTATTCGGGGCGAAACCTTTCCTCCATGGCATTTCAGATGCCGGAATTTGGTTTTGTCACCTTAGGGATGATGTTGGCGTTTCTGCTGGGCGGTATCGACCTTTCCATCATTGCAAATGCAAACCTTTCGGGGATTTTGGCCGCGCATATTTTGACAGGACAGTGGCTTCCGTTTATTCCGGAGGGCATGAAGATCCCTGTGGCAATCATCGGAGCTATTCTTGTTTCCGCTGCTTTGGGCAGTTTCAACGGATTATTGATCACCCGTTTCGGGGCTCCCTCGCTAATTGCGACCTTGGGGACCATGACGCTCTATGCGGGGATCGGTATGGCGATTACCGGCGGGAAGAGCATTGTCGGATTTCCTGAAGCCTTTACCAGAATCGGCATTGCATCCATGGCTGGTGTTCCCATCATCTTTATCATGTTTATTATCGTCGCTTTCCTCATAGGGTTTTTCTTGGAACGGTCAAGACTCGGTCGAAAGATCTATCTTTGTGGAGAGAGTCCTGTTGCTTCTTTGTTTTCGGGAATTCACAATGATCGGATCATCTTCATTGTGTTTACCATAATTGGAGTATTAGCCGGTCTGTCGGGTCTGACAATCATCAGCCGGGTAAATTCCGCGAAAGTCGGATACGGTGATGCCTATCTCTTACAGTCTCTGATCGTTTGCGTCATCGGCGGTATTAATCCGCTGGGGGGCAGGGGAAGGTCTATTGGTATCGTCATAGCGGTAATCCTGATGCAGATGCTTTCTTCTTCTTTTACCATTATGCAGTTGTCTCCCTATGCAACGAAGATGATTTGGGGCCTGATGCTGGTTGTGGTTATGGGCCTGACGAGGGAATCTGATCGCATAAGGCGGGTGTCCAGAAGAATTTCTGAAAAAGTGGGTATCGCAAAAAGGCGAAAGGATTGTTGAAGGAGTGTGGAGGAAAGAATTATGGATATGTATAAAGAGTTGTCCGAAACGATTTTGCAGGAGCATAAAGCGGTTTTTGCTGCTCAGGATATGCAGCAATATGATGCTGCTGTTGCTTTGATTGCATCCTATGAGCGTATTTTTGTCATCGGTGTAGGACGCGAGGGCCTTGCCGCTCGTTCCTTCGCCATGCGTCTAATGCATGTGGGGAAAACGGTTCACTGGATCTGGGATGATACCACCCCGGGCCTGCAGGAAGACGATCTTTTGATTGCCGTCAACGGAAGTTCCCGCATCGGTCATATTAATTATGTTATTGAACAAGCAAAAAAAAGCCGGTGTAAGGTTTTGGTCGTAACTGGATCACCTTCCGGGAAAGCCGCCTCTGCTTTGGCCGACCAGGTACTTTTTGTACCGGCAATGGTGTTCAATGGAACCGATAAGGTGGTTTCGTCCATTCAGCCTATGGGAAGCTTGTTCGAGCAGCACCTTTTCATGCTTTTTGATGTGATGATTCTCGATTTGGAGAAACGATGTAAGGTAAGTTCTGAGGAAATGGAGAAACGGCATCGAAACGTGGAGTAGGTTATCTATTCGCTTCGTACAATTCGCTCGCGACATAATACAAGGCGGAGAAGGCTTCCTTCCCCGCCTTGTTGTTTTACAGCGTCTATGGCAGTTTGTCAAAGCGGGGCACTTTTTCCAAGTCGTTGTCCCACTTGGCCCTGCTTCCCATGAAGATATGGCCTTCGGGCCTGATAGTGACTTCACTGTCAAGAGAACCTGCGG from the Sediminispirochaeta bajacaliforniensis DSM 16054 genome contains:
- a CDS encoding PhzF family phenazine biosynthesis protein gives rise to the protein MENDYRVRVFAPMFGYLEDPATGSGNSALGYYLMSNSMWDKKMLRIEQNNSMESFNLIQLQRKEDSNKNQRVLFGGGANKRIEGEYHLYPENFTDSYYSL
- a CDS encoding peptide deformylase; its protein translation is MQTNVLLLGDPRLREKAARVSLPPDTQRCRENEPLQKALEAFRAEKGFGRAIAAPQIGISKRVIALHLEGKTFSIFNPAITSHSEETFLLWDDCMSFPDLLVKVRRYTSISIVYQDALGREHRWENLDRSRSELLQHEIDHLDGILAIDRAIDQKSVIYRSVFEENKPYFVRQVD
- a CDS encoding FGGY-family carbohydrate kinase — encoded protein: MSFLGIDIGTSGTTALLIGDSGKVISVGSVSYSRIYPRAGYEEQVPDEIWNGVCGAIQRTLREAVDVEEIRGVSMASQRGSFIPVDSRFRPLANAIVWSDMRAKQEAEALAREIDDDAHAEMVGCLPSFLWTASKIRWLVHSYPKPEDIFAFCNEQEWIGHMLGADLFATSPSALTMNGMMDVRSFDWADTILDHIGITKAQLPRIEQSGICIGAVSASAAEATGLTAGTPIFLGGGDQQCAALGTGTLSEHDIHMSLGTGGAIVSLQKNLPAAKKGMIIGGHVFARSWDYETLLLSAGNGYAWLRQIIGSEKLSEIDAVLENERDGTDVLFFPFLAGQAEYGTSDHSTGVFWGIRSGSTAEDLAKAVMEGTADEIRMKLGLFFDNGKPIHVTGGCFFSDFWSRMIATKIHRSLSIPVCQECTALGAAMIAGVGSGWFSDYAEAVSQSVSIDRVIDPEPDWFPAMDASYERFIALYKKFQDVDLF
- a CDS encoding DeoR/GlpR family DNA-binding transcription regulator, yielding MGKQNQRAVEIVSLLKDGQFLSIQELAARLRVSSMTIRRDLEKLQENRIIKQVPGGAIINDASTVDRNSSYSLLSESCLNRNAKIQIGRKAAELVCPHDSIIIDSGTTTEFLAKFLPDNIELTVLCYTLNVLFSILEKKQCKKVLAGGHYHENTMLFDSPEGIQQIRQFRANKAFIGATGFSSQLGITCSNEGEPIIKQTALESSQEKILMIDSSKFDFVRPYYFAEPEAFDIIITDTGIPDAYRKYLEDLDVNLILV
- a CDS encoding autoinducer 2 ABC transporter substrate-binding protein; the protein is MKKILCMCFLVALAVGNVFAQGSGEAAGAAGDGTTKTVVMIVKQSDPWFDDMALGIEQLKKDTGMNVYVQVPASGDPSLQISIMENLIAQNVDAICIVPNDPKSLIPTIKKARDAGIIVVTHEAPDIAEYVDLDIEAFKGEEFGALFGEALGKALGGKGQYAGFVGGLTMTTHMEWYAAATQKIASDYPGMQNISKEPYEDSNSIDTAYSKTVEILKAYPNIKGFFDCSAHGVGISQALKDKGRTDLKVVSLAVPSMSSNYIKDGSMSTGFAWRPADAGYATAAAALMLINQETIETGTDLHATGYENVTREGNIAYGFAPLEFTPENVDNYNF
- a CDS encoding sugar ABC transporter ATP-binding protein; this translates as MNEEPLLEFKKINKYFTGVHALKNIDFRLDRGSVHCLAGENGSGKSTLVKIASGVYTPTNGTISLHGTTYEKLNPSMAMSQGVHVIYQDLSLFEHMSLAENIAISKIHRDEKFVRQSHIMAIAEKQISKIGVDLDLHATVRESSMGNRQIAAICRALAMDAKILFMDEPTTALTRQEVERLLDIVVDLKRSGLSVIFISHKLDEILQVSDIITVFRDGNKVGDFPAGEMTAKKLSFYMTGKDVVYPKYQNSETKRQTLLQVRNLKANKLSNISLEVNKGDIVGVVGLLGSGRSEFALSLFGLNPAKSGTITLNGRECTIANAQVAKEYGIALLPEDRSTQGLFLQKTVCENISSAMIDSLAEKRGFFDWRKERSIAEEGVKSMNIKTPSIATLIENLSGGNQQKAAIAKWIRTNPTILIMDSPTVGIDIGSKAEIYHVIQDLARSGIGIILISDEVEEILTNCNKVVVFSNGKVSKTLGAAELHEAGIEKKLQELISLGARRKQHAEKA
- a CDS encoding ABC transporter permease, which encodes MLKRHNGITNTEMALFAIILIYSIVVGVVNSGFFNIDTQFDIIRSSSYVMVLAMGLLVVMLSGGIDISFMAMALFGSYTATKILVSTGSSSILLAFAISMGVGIGLGIINALLVSWLRLPPFIITLGTSNLFHGVMATFIGAKTYGGGRLPPSYSNFGSSTLFKVHTDIGDVGLSTSILFVLGAVLLTYFLIYRTTVGRGIVALGNSEEATKRIGYKPLLLRIVAYGYMGFLAGCAGMIYVCQVNAVYPDKMVGNELMVVAGVIIGGVSISGGKGRILGALLGIFIIYLLNSTLIFLGLTSSWNQLFVGAILIISVAVTSYQEKKKNQKHLIFNVSI
- a CDS encoding ABC transporter permease, producing the protein MKCEKKTFEKNPTSLSYVAILLLVVFAIVFGRAMYSGRNLSSMAFQMPEFGFVTLGMMLAFLLGGIDLSIIANANLSGILAAHILTGQWLPFIPEGMKIPVAIIGAILVSAALGSFNGLLITRFGAPSLIATLGTMTLYAGIGMAITGGKSIVGFPEAFTRIGIASMAGVPIIFIMFIIVAFLIGFFLERSRLGRKIYLCGESPVASLFSGIHNDRIIFIVFTIIGVLAGLSGLTIISRVNSAKVGYGDAYLLQSLIVCVIGGINPLGGRGRSIGIVIAVILMQMLSSSFTIMQLSPYATKMIWGLMLVVVMGLTRESDRIRRVSRRISEKVGIAKRRKDC
- a CDS encoding SIS domain-containing protein — its product is MDMYKELSETILQEHKAVFAAQDMQQYDAAVALIASYERIFVIGVGREGLAARSFAMRLMHVGKTVHWIWDDTTPGLQEDDLLIAVNGSSRIGHINYVIEQAKKSRCKVLVVTGSPSGKAASALADQVLFVPAMVFNGTDKVVSSIQPMGSLFEQHLFMLFDVMILDLEKRCKVSSEEMEKRHRNVE